The Caenorhabditis elegans chromosome I genome includes the window tcaaattgaaagaGGTTGACAGTGTAAGTTGGTTTTTGTTGTAAATAGAAATTCTATCGATAGATATTCTGGAGTTTGCCATGAAACTTTTATAGTgcctaattttggaaatttgtcgAACGGAAGAGATATCGTAAGCAACGGCGTCTTCCATCTtcgttgcaaattttttattttcaaattcctctattcaattgtttcatttcagATCACAACGAATGCATCCGTAACtataaaaaatcagaagatTGAATTATGTGAAATGGAGAAGAATGAGGATGAACTGTTTGAAACCTTCGAGTATATCGAGATAGACCAGTAGCATGGAATTCAAAGTTATTCGTTTTGAATTgctaaattcaatttttttattcaattgttATCAGAAGCTGTATAAATTAAAGAATTTATGATAGTTTAAAATAAGAACTGATGGCACGAGGAGAATATCATTATGACATGTCTTAAATTCaactatttaaatttattcatatttaTATTATATGTAATTCACCTAACTCTTGAATTTGATACCACATAGTTAATCAAAAAGTATATACATCTACCTATTTCAATTGTATTCGATTGTGGACAATATCGTATGACTTCCATACTGTCGAAAATGCCTACTTGGTCTTACCCGTTGTTTCACAACAGGTCTCTTTCAAGATGATGTTCCATGTCGTACTGAAAactgattcaatttttattttccagcaaaatataaaagttcATGAAGCCCCAAAAAAGTCACTGATTGTCATTTATGGACAAACAATACATAACTTATGCCTTTGattagttaaatttttattttgctcgAGATACTCCCCCTTCAgatgtttttccattttataaaTTGTATTAATCCCAGTAATTTACTATCACTcaatactctttttttttacaagatATTGGTTCTTCTATTGCCCTTCTATTGCCCAATTGGCTCAAATGGCTCCTCAATACAAGGTCAGCTCATCGATTTCAGACAAATAACACAGTACAATTAGCACCTGGAGGCAGACAATGGAAGATAATACTTCCCAAAAGAAAGCTGACTTTTGGGAAAGGGGAGTACGGTAAGACAATGTTGAAACGCCTAGAAACCCGCTGGAATTATAGATATTTATTATTGTCTGAGAAGGACAGCTGTTTTTTCTCCAAGGTAGGCCTAAGGCCCGATTCTCCAAGATAATTGCTCctgttttgtttgaatttcgtCCTTCACCgtacatagttttttttcaaaattaagtttCGTTTCCAGATGAATCCCAAAATCTCTGTCTACGAAAATTCCTCCAACACTTTGGAGCTGACCCAACTAAAAGCAGAAAACGAATTTCTGAAGCATGAGCTCGTGGAGCAACGAAACATTTTCGAGTCAATGCTCGGAAAAGAAAAGTTTGACTTGACTTTGGAGATCATGCTTTTGAAGAATCAGGTCGAGGAATCGTTCAAGGAAAAGAAGAtgattttggctttttttgatgaaaaggaCAGCGAGAAGGAGCaaatggttttgaaatttaccaGAGAAATTGATGAGCTCAAGGAAATCATCGAAGACAGTGTTTCGGATAAATTGGACTACAATGAAGAGACAAAAGCATGTCATTCGGAAATTGAAAGACTTGAAGATGAATTGAAAAACCGCAAGAGGGATCTTAGACGAAGTGCACGAGAAATGAAAGCAATGGAATCTCAAAAAGATTATTTGATGACAGAGTGTGTACAGCAAAAGCAGGCGATGAAACGATTGgaatctaaaaatcaaaagctTTTGGATCATATGACAGCAACTAGTGAAGGATATCAAAGATTGTcaagaaacaatgaaaatctTCTGAAGGTTAGTTCTTGCGATCTtgtcattttcaatattaagtCAACTTTCAGACGAATGCATTGTTGAATGAAATGATCGGCAGATTCATGGCTCGAGATCAACGACAAGTTCAGGAAGAGGAAACTAGTGttctgaaaaagtgatttCTGAAGAACGTTCACAACAGCTTGCTCATCGCCCTTCATCGACTGTCAGACCAACTTCCTTTTGTAGTTTTCTAGTTCTTCCATCTCCCTGTAACTCCATCGATCATTCATGTCATCTCATCATtgtaataattcaattttctagaaatccCTTTCCagataaataaatgaattaaaCCGTATTTTATTGTGTATCTGAAAATGTCGAAACAAGCAGAACGTCATGTGCATTTCGATATCTAACGACTTTGATCTGCCTATTGTTGCAGGTGTTTTTTAAGAGCACCTAGATAACCAATAGGCCCACTACTCGATCGACAGAGTCAATAAAACGTATTGCAGTGGGAACAATTCTAAGAGGTCATTCACATTGTCCCCCAATCGGTGCTAACTATATATTTCAACTGCTACGTATAGCAGTAAAGAACATCGCCTTAATTTTTATCTATCATACACTGGCAGcctgccaaaaatgttttttggaaaatgattaaccaaaactttgactgaattttttttcaaaaatctaaaacaagTGTAAAGAGGCTAAATTTCTACTGAAAAGCGTTaattcttctcttcttttctccTTTTGTCTCTCCTGGAGAGCGtaaatacataaaaaattaatttgaattaattttttcattaaggAAACCAACATCCTATACGACTGTATTcttattcctgaaaaattcactGTCTCATCAAAAAAACCACAACTCTCAACCTCTTATCTTATCATTCTTGTTATCTGACTAGCTGCCATCGAATATTGTTCTAGTTGGGATCTCAGGTGTTCACTCGCGATAAATATGATATGATAAGTTGTGATATGTATTGTCGGACAGTGAATCTCTATAAAAA containing:
- the C17E4.2 gene encoding Cilia- and flagella-associated protein 157 (Confirmed by transcript evidence); translation: MNPKISVYENSSNTLELTQLKAENEFLKHELVEQRNIFESMLGKEKFDLTLEIMLLKNQVEESFKEKKMILAFFDEKDSEKEQMVLKFTREIDELKEIIEDSVSDKLDYNEETKACHSEIERLEDELKNRKRDLRRSAREMKAMESQKDYLMTECVQQKQAMKRLESKNQKLLDHMTATSEGYQRLSRNNENLLKTNALLNEMIGRFMARDQRQVQEEETSVLKK